The following are from one region of the Eubacterium sp. MSJ-33 genome:
- a CDS encoding YesL family protein, with amino-acid sequence MADSGESGVNYDNIFIKLLSRMADAMLLSIFFVLSCIPVVTIGAAFTALYYTAMKGITGDDGYVWKFYTRSFKQNFKQATGMWMLFLVVFFILGVDIWFWLTQWKNTGNSMAKPFLFVSVVLMTLAVMTFMYTFALQAKFDNKVKTQLRNGFLMSIKNFPMTLLMMLTYLVIAWCFYYDTVISLIVYVIIGFGLVGYLWGYIMLRCFKPYLPEEDLHAYDDSVLIHDEEEDTDVSGDEDSDDSEDEE; translated from the coding sequence ATGGCAGATAGTGGTGAATCAGGAGTAAATTACGACAATATATTTATAAAGCTGTTAAGCAGAATGGCGGATGCAATGCTTCTTTCAATCTTCTTCGTGCTTTCCTGCATCCCGGTTGTGACGATTGGAGCGGCGTTTACAGCGCTTTATTATACAGCGATGAAAGGAATTACCGGGGATGATGGATATGTCTGGAAATTCTACACAAGAAGTTTCAAACAGAACTTCAAACAGGCAACCGGTATGTGGATGCTGTTTTTAGTTGTATTTTTTATACTGGGCGTTGATATCTGGTTCTGGCTGACACAGTGGAAGAACACCGGAAACAGTATGGCGAAACCTTTTCTGTTTGTGAGTGTGGTGTTAATGACATTGGCGGTTATGACGTTTATGTATACATTTGCTTTGCAGGCAAAGTTCGATAATAAGGTGAAGACGCAGCTGCGCAACGGATTTCTGATGAGTATCAAGAATTTCCCGATGACGCTCCTGATGATGCTCACATATCTGGTGATTGCATGGTGCTTTTATTATGATACGGTTATCTCGTTGATCGTGTATGTTATTATTGGATTCGGGTTAGTTGGATATTTGTGGGGCTATATCATGCTCCGGTGCTTTAAACCATATCTTCCGGAAGAAGATCTGCATGCATATGATGATAGTGTGTTGATTCATGATGAAGAGGAAGATACTGACGTATCGGGGGATGAAGATTCCGATG